Sequence from the Cucumis sativus cultivar 9930 chromosome 1, Cucumber_9930_V3, whole genome shotgun sequence genome:
taataaatgttttgaaacttacaacttaaaaaaatgtttttatgaaattttgttttgtgttgtatggggatgtttgttttcttatttttcaatgaaTTGGGTATTTTGTGTTGTAGGgcaatcttcttctttttcagttGTATTGATCTCGTGGGCAGTAAAATACCTTCTTGCTCTatccatttcatttcttttgtccaattgaatgagaaatttgtattttttttttttttttgcctttagtTAGAGTCAActttatgtatgtatttgaTTGCTCCTTGTTCATCTGTATTTTTTTAGACAGTATTAGGATTATCTAAAAAATACgcattcataaaataaaagatataattGTAGATTGTATAGATATTTACATGAAGCATTTCTTTAGCATATTTAGAGACGTCACATCCTACTAATATTTTCGATGCCTCAAAAGTAGTTATGTGCGCATTCATTTCTCCATCAGAAACTAACATTTTGAGcatatattttctaatgaagGTTCAATCTTTACTGCAATTGCTACAAAAAGTTGTTGCATCGTTATAAGTTGTTGCATCGTTATCATTTGGATACAGTCTCTGAAAGcatgttttacatttttcaaaccatgatttttctttattagatATAGTAATAATTGATGCTATGAAAGAACAATATATAGCCTCACTCACtcattcaattatattttttatgctAACCACTTTAGGTTCTTGCATTCTTCTTGAAGAATTTATAATAGACAACTTTCTATAATCAACTAAATTTTCTCTCCTGCGTGATATGTTTGGACATGAAAGAACAATATATAGCTCCTTTGTATCGGGAAGTTTCAGATCCATAAGGATAATACTCGATATAGCTGTTGACAAACTCACTTtccctatttttttaaaaagcattaagaatatacatttaatttattaacataTTATATGATTTCCAAGTAGAGagatattataattttatatttaatccTGATATATATCTTTGTAGATCTTAACTTTAACATTGGTTACCACAATTGTAAGATTATTGCTAGcatatttttccatttctgaACTTTCATTTTCTGCCAAATCACTCCATAATGTTAACTTCATCGTAGAACAACTTCAAATTacaatgaaaaattgtttgaatatatatatgaaaaaatagcTAAATGTGAATAACAAGaacttaaatcaaaataaatgaaatatctATTTACATTACCTCTCATCTATAGGCTAAATATCTCTTTTTGTCAAACTTATGTTGTTTGAGTTGTAATGGATCACACAAAAAAAGACAATTCCTACAAAATCTATTCATGAAATTgtattaaactaaacaaataaataaatgagaaaaacaaaatcaactaacaaattaaaaaatcaatttacaaGCCTATTAATGCTTTTTTGTCAACTAGTAATGAAATTGCTTGaaattcaacaaaatcaaatttcaacatattaaaattgcTTGACTCTTCTAGTTCTTCCATGTTTGATATGGGAGACAAACTAATTTCAATATCGAGATTAACActtgaaaatttcatatttaaatatatatatataaaaaagaaaaaataaattaatttaataaagaaatatatttttagaatgtaaatgtttaatatatatattatattatatatgtgtatgtatatataaataatgagaaaaagtgaaatgtgTGGAACtcacgtatataaataatgagaaaataaaaaaatgtggggTCTAGtgtagtgtatatataaaaataagaaaaaatagaagatgtGGAGTCCACTGCATGAAAGTCGTGTACCAGAAAGTCGTGTACCCGGTACACGACTTCACCTCAAttcacttattttttaaaaatagttttgcactCAATCTATTTTTgatatatgtttcaaattttacattacttttataaaagatCCCATTTCATATTCTTTCCTCTTCAATTAACAATTagaaatcatatatattaattagcaatattttgttttattttaaaaatgacaaaactatccatcaaattaatttcaaaatggttATAAAGGAAGGccaaaataagaataaaaagtttttCCATATAGGagcttttttatatatacagtatatatttgtttaatttcatttaatattacTTAAAACTAAATATGGAATATATTTCATTACGTTCTTTTTATTCGTTATCAATCATATTCTGTCGTATTTTTTTCGCTTCCTTGCCTTTCCATTCCCTTTCATTATCGACTTCTTGTGATAATAGATCACCTACCATTTTCTTCTGCTAGTGAGTTTCTTCTCACTATAACGTACTTGTAGTGTTAAACGCAACACCTTTAACGTTTTGGCACATCAGTTCACACCCTTctatttgtcattttcatttttattttagagagATAGATGAGTATCTTGTTTTACATTGTATTGGTTTTATGCTCATTTacctatttattttctattatatatcaatatttttcttatatttaaaattgtattttcatgattaacataatatatttttaattagatgtattactattttttatataatatgtattaacaaggtttattattattattttttatatttagtttgtttgatgtttCTATAAACGAAAGTAGTATTTTGCTTATGTTCAAAATATATTCCATGGTATATATGTTCTATAAGAAGTAGATtgattcttttgttattaacAAACGTATATACGTTTGTATTACCTGATATATTTTCAGGTTTCATGTCTTCAACCCTTGGAATACATGCCGACCGATGGTTGCCTCCAATCACAATCAACATTAATAATCTTCACAAATTTATAACTTCAGTTTAAATATTGAGTTTGACACTATGCTGCGAATATTAGTTCAAACTTCAACATCGCCTACTTCCATTTCACTACACCATATGTACATACCAATcatataccaaatatatgtacaattttatttctatattttgtttttagtttcaaatatgTGTCAGctagtttatttaaaataatatcataacTTCCTTCTATCTTATTTTATGATCTAATTTATCATGtgttaatattatattatataatatggaaaatatatatgctCTAATCTATTTCACGTAGTCAAGGTTACAAATACCATGTAATTGAGATTCTCAATTCTTAAGATTTAATAGTCATTCATTATAACAAACATATGCCAACTATACAATATTATACCATTTTCATtcgattttcttcttttttcttcatgtcATTATATAAAACTTTCTCGTCGATTGACCTTATCAACCTGTTGATTTCTTCCCGAGTATCCCCTGTGCCTTATTACAATTATGTACACATGTTAGTTACTAAGATGTATTCTAAACATTATGAATAGGTTGTCTATATTcggttcttttcttttccttgtaCTGTGAGCCATCTCCCTCTTGTCCTTGGGTGGTaggtattgttttttatgtgCTTAATTTAGTTTGTCCACCATCTGGCCCTCCGAAAGTTTGGTTCCTATTTCTAGTcgtgttttccttttcttcatcGTCAAGATCGTCATCTTTCTTCCTAAGCACTTTTGGATTGCTTGATTCCAAGTTTAGTTTGTCATCttaatctttttgtttcttctcttcttctttgtccTCTTTTACTATGTCAAGGTGCTTCTCAAAGTTTTTTGTTCCCTGCATTCCAAATACACATaatcagaaaagaaaatttcaatttatatcaCATGCTTACCATATATTCGTTAGTCTCTTGTGCATTCGAAGAACTAGGTTGCTTACTcttgatttcttaaaaaattctataCAATTTGTTTCCTAGTTCTTCAAACTTTCTATTCATCTTCAACTCCAtggatttaaaaaattcaagaataccttctatttgtttgaatatatttaatttgttccatttgttttattgtttaattatttttcttaatttaacaAATCGATTTATTGGTTAAATTGACCATGTTTGATTGCCTTGATTTTCTATAGAGTTACAATGTATTTGTACATACTACATgacaatattatcattttcatattagTTCCACAATATTTGACAGACTTTATAGCACATGTTGCTGACACAATTACATTGTAATTTATGCATTTAAATAATGTGATAAACTattcttcaaatattaatatttatttgctcatataatcatatattttttcaatccaaaaaacttaacattaagatgaatttgttataaaaCCAACAATAAGAACGACGTCCTAAATAATGTCATTAAATCTTAATCACGGTTGTTTAACTAacaaaactttataataacCAATAGAATTAAGATTTTCTAAACATAGTATATGTCAAGTATGAATGATAACAGATTTGAGACACACataaaaaggtaaatttttttgtcatcaaGATATAGTATCATTCGCTTGCGcataaaataatctatatattCTAAATATAGTGTATTTGAATAGCTCAAAAAATGAGACAAGATATTAGAAATAGTACAAAAACAGTGTATTTTGcaaacaacattcaaatttgataaatcttaactaaatcAGCTATTTTGTTACTGGACAAGATTGCAGCAACTCCTCTaataatgacaaatatatatacaagattTCCAGttttattatactttaaacaatttattaaataatagataatatatatttttaataacattttgaatttgaattttagatcttttccctaaaataatgtcaaacataaatacaacatttttatattttaaataatttattaagaaatacataatatatatttttaatttgaatttgaattttagaattGTAACTATGTTCAATgatatttttgcaattatgtgaatattttattttaggttcCATTTTGGAGGAACATATGAccatggagaagaagaaaatgaggcATAGGAATAAGACATAGCttttaaacaaacaagaacTAGCTCTTCAACCGTTCGCCGAATGCTTTCTTCAATTGATGGGAGATTCTGGAGAGGAAGAATGGAATAAATGTGGAGCAGAAGAATGCTTTTTGGTGGAGGAATGATAGGGATACTTTTCGAGGGAGGGATGCTTTTCAGTGGAGGGATGTTTTTCAGTGGAGGGATGTTTTTCGGAAGAATGCTTTTCAAGGAAGCAAtgaacataaattaaaaaattgcttGGTTTCAAAGTGGAGATTTGATGCCTTCAGTGCCTACATTGCTTGAATGTGATGTGAAATTGTTGTAGACAATGGGTGGAGAGTTGATGGTGATGgtgatggttttttttaattacattgtATTTGGAGTTTATTCCATTAGTATATTTATGATTCAAGTGTTTTAGTTAGATAGGGGCATTTAAGACAATGCTccgactatttttttttaattttttcttgttttgctattttctcaatttaaaaatatttttatcatttattatccAAAGCGATCCTCCTATTTTGTCATTATTCTTATCGaccttaaatattttaccacattgttttattttttaaaagactcaTTCTTTTTAAGTAATTGGTTGTTTAAATCCCACAATTTTCTAtcttaaatgtaatttttaaaattaaaattttatttatctaccTTATAAGTAAATActtataaatcattttagatttaaattttaaaattaaatggatTTCCACCCTATTATGATTTATGGGAAATTGCAatgaatgactattttagcaataataattaaggatataacaacattttaaaaaaattacaaatataacaaaactatcactgatagacttgtatcgttgatagacttcatatggtctatcattgatagaccaatatttgtaacatgatctatcattgatagaatttgacaaattttgctatatttgcaaaatttttaaaattgtgttacatacttaattaatttgaatttaattgctaaatttgcaactatcccatgatttaatatttgatttcataGTCCAAATCAATTAGGTGAAAATTGTATGGGTTCAAAACAAGAACTCACTTGAAAAGGAATGTAAAGATCGAATAAAAAAGCTAGGtgaaattgataaactttttgaTGGGGAAGAATAAATTGTGTTTGCAAATGATCCCACCGAGACATTTGGGATAAAAATATTGCGATTAGAGCATCCAAGATACGAGAAGAAAGGACAAATTGCCACCTAAAGCTCAATGTGTAGCCTCAATTGTCACGTTcaatcaaaccaaattatacaaatctaaaaaaacagTTAATCATTCTCATGATTTATGATGTGTTTGGATTACACTCTACGAGtgattaatttagaaaataagtcattttttttaaaaaaactaaagtgtTTGAAAGACAATCAAAATAGAGttttaagtgtattttaaacaatttttagaaaaaaatgtttaaacattttttaaatacattttttttcttaattcaatccattttgaaaatactcaaaacaaagtttaaacTTCTCCTCCAACTACCACATGTAATCCACAATGAGAGCACCACAAATTTATCGGAGCAAACAGATTTGCATGGAATCTCATTGCTCAAATTGCCAACAGTGAATGGATGACGAAAAGAGATAATTAAACCATCCATAACCAAACCTCTAACATGTTTTATGATCAATACCTCTTACATCTACAGTTGAGCCACTAAAAAGGAACGTCCATTATATTGGTATAGTAGTAGTtatgaaattcttttaaacttaatcatgctttcatatcttttttatcCCTCTCATTTGAATATGATCTCGAGCATTACATGCTCAACCAATAACTTTCACCTTTGTTCCTCCCCAAATCACGTCTTGCTGAAGGAAATTTTGCTTTAATACCATTCATAAAGCCCAAATCCTAGGAATCAAAATCTAGATTATGCTCCTTATGGCCTCAACATTCCCTTGCCTCTCCTCAACATGACAAGTCATGCTTGCTTGTCTTGAGTTGCTTCTAAAGTTGACAACTACCCTCGTTAACTAACAAAAATTCTTTCAACGTGTTTTTGTTGTCAatcatactttttaaaaaaattctcaaaaggTCActcaacataaaaaatatttcaagctaAATACGCttaactttaaatattttatgtgtttGGTAATTAACAATTGAGAAATACAAAAACGTACGGAGATAAACACCTAGATGCACGTGGTTCACTAACAGTGCGTTGGCTACTTCCATGAGACAATGGGATAATATTATaagatagatttttttttctaaaaagaaacaacaccACTAGGTTAGCAAGACCCTCATACTTTTGCTCGCAACATCACATAACGAATTCAAGACATTCCAACACTGCAATTGAAATGTAGCGTCCAAGTTTAGGAGGATACATAAATGTACCGAGATCACTTAAGAATGAGAGAGAATATGAGAATATAAAAGCATGGTTAAAAAATGCTTAAAAGAACTAATAGCTACTCCATATACCAACAAAgtgtatttcattttttggtAGCTCAGTTATAGAAACTAGCTCAGTTAtagaaacttcaaaattaagtaTGCTTCCCTTAAAGCTTAAAGCAATCATACCTTATATCCTATAGCAGCTTCTATTATATATTGCTCATATCATTAATGATATATTCAATTACCTTAAACGGACATGTTAGATAAATTAATGTATCATAATAAATGCAGATTGAGAAGCTTAATAGAAGTGTAgttttgtaagaaaaataagaaatggaaACATTTACTATGTACCTTTGTAATAATATAgtttaagataaaataaatagtgaCATAACAACGAATCTTCTATATAATTGTAATTTGAATGAATACTCAACAACTACTCGAAACTAAATAACAATATTGATACTGATGAAATGAGatcatttaatatatttcGTTAGATTAGAAGAATGAGATCATTTACATTAATATACTTCGTTAGATTAGAATAAGGCATGTAACTAAACAATGTAATGTGCGAAGAATatgtaaataaaagaattgagTAAAACTTGTCACGTTAAGAGATATatcattaagaaaatggaTGCAAGTGTTATAGAAGAGGATTTACCAATGTATCTGGACTTTTTTCTCTAACCTCTTTGATTTCAAGTTCAAGGTTTCCTAGGATGGTATATATATCTCCTGCTCTAGGATGAGTTTGATCAGCAACACGAAACTCAGTTACATGGCCATTTATCTCCAGCCAACTACAACCAGGGATTTTCTTCAGCCCTTTATTCCTTAAGAAACTTCTCATTTTTGCCACTCCATCCCATTTACCTGCAGCAGCATATATGTTCGAAAGCAGTATGTAATTCCCTGCATTTCTGGGCTCCATGTTAATGAGCTTCTCGGCCGCAAACTCTGCAAGCTTGGACCCAGGATGCATCTTACAAGCACTCAACAATGGACCCCAAACTCGAGCATCGGGTTTGATAGGCATGTTTTTTACAAGTTCTCCAGCTTCACTGATAAGCCCAGCTCTCCCCAAGAGGTTAACCATACAAGCATAATGCTCTTGGCTTGGTTGGCACCCATAACTTTCAGTCATCTCCTTGAAAAATTCTTTCCCCTTTTCGACAAGACCAGAATTGACACAAGCTGTTAGTAGTCCCAAGAATGTTACTTGGTCTGGCTTTGAATTTGAGCACTTCATTCGATTGTATAGCTTAAAACACTGGGACCAGTCTCCATGATTGGCATGGGCACTGATCATGGAGTTCCACATTATCAAATCTTTATCAtcaattttctcttcctcaAATAGTCTTTGAGCCATCTCTATGGACCCACATTTTGCATAGGTTATCAGAAGGGCTGTGTTAAGTGATGGAAGGGAAGTCAGGCCTAGCTTCATTGAGTACCCATGtaaatatttgacattttcaagTGCTCCAATGTGAACAAATGCAGGCAAGATATTGAtcattataacaaaatcaGCTTGAATCCCATCAGATTTCATCTTGGAGAAGAGAGACAATGCAGTGAGGGACTGACCATTTTTTACATACCCCTTGATCATAGCACTCCATGAAATTACAGACTTGTCTGTCATCCAGTTGAAGATCTTACAAGctgaatctaaaattttacattcGCAGTACATGTCAATGAGAGAATTATGAACTGAAACTTGACTATCGGAACCATTCCTCAATATATGGGCATGGGTTTGTTTCCCCCAATCAACACATTTCAACTGTGCAATCGAAGAGATAACAGGCAGTGCAGTAAATAGATCAGATCTAATCCCTGATCGTGCCATGGACTTGAAGAGCTCAAGGCATTCCGTCGGTTTACCTTCCCGAGCATAAGCTGCTATCATTATATTCCATACAACACGATCTTTCTCTGGCATTTTGTCAAATAACTTTCTAGCATCTACTAAGCTACGCAACTTAGAGTAAAGAGACAACACAGCAGTATTTACTAACAAATCTCCACTCAATTTGCTCACAATTGCAATACAATGAACAATCTTTGCAAGTTGAATTGAGTTCAAACCTGCAATGAACCTCAAGAGATTGAAGAATGTGAATGAGTCTGGTACTAATTGTTCTGCTATCATTCTTCCAAAAACCCGAAAAATTCCCTCCCCGTTATCATTTTGAGGACCCTCCGTAGTCAAGGAACTCGGCCATCCCAAATCCTTCACAGATCTTTTATCAAACAGTTGATGAGCATTCTCAAATTCAATGCATTCCTCATACATCTCAGCCAGAGCAGTCGCTACAAcatcaaacaaatcaaaacccAGCTTAACCAAATACCCATGAATCGTCCTCCCAAATccaacatttgaaaaagaagaacatgATCGCAAAACAAAAGGGTAAGTTTCTTCATCTGGGTGCATAGATTTGGCGACCATTTGTTGATACACCAACAGGGTCCGCTCGGATTCTCCATATCTTGTCAAATTTCTCAGTATGGCGTTGAAAAGAGTCAAATTGGGGTCGATTACAGAGCAGAAAACTTGGAGAGAGTGATTGAGGAGTCCAAGATTGGCATAGCAATCGATAAGTTTGGAAGAGAGAGTTGGGTTTTGGTGGAAGCCGTGGAGGATGAACCTGGCATGAATTTGCTGGAGGTGTTGAATGGAGTTGCATCGACTGAAAAGGAGGGAAAGCGTGTTGAGCAGTCTTGATTGGGTGGCGGGAAAGTTGAGGAAAATGGGACTATGAATAATGGGCTTTGATCGATGAAGGTGAAGCATGTCGGACGAAATGAGCGGCACATTTTTGGACTCGGAGTTTGGCttttcaaactcaaccaaGAGTCGATGTTCGAGAACTTCGCACccattcaaaataaaagaatttttgtaCGGAAACCTTTATTGGTCAAATTTCCAAtgcttttcaaaacaaatctttcagttttttttctttctttttttggctaaattataatttattaacaaataaGCTTTACTTAggtgtttctttttaaatacccTACACTTTTAAATGTTATGACTAATAAAGTTGCATCTTGTTTTCGGATTTATAATTATGTGTTGATAACATGTGCTCAAACCAcgtaaagatttaaattttcattctaaacCTACCACACCATTTCATATATCAATGTTTGTCCAAATTCTGGTTAATTTCTACCAGAAAgggtatttataaaatatttatgatagtTTTAGAATAATATTGCAACATTTCAAAGTACAACagtattttctaaaagtaaaccttttttttcttttttttttttggattgttTATGTTGTAGTCTACTTTCTCACTCTTATCACTCTACTCTTATCATGGTCTACCTCACTTTCTCACTTTTGTCATCTACATTTGTTTCGTGTTGGTGTCGTAATTTCACATCCCCTTCCGACTACCTACTGTCGACCTAGAAAGTGGTGTGAAGCCAACAAATCTCGTCCCTAGTTACTCGATGACATCTGCTGACCTTGTCTTAActgaaaaactaatttttcgCATGAGCATTACTTAtctccaaaatttatttagtgGGTCGTTATTATACACGACAACACATTTATAGTATTAACATGTCACTAGTATTAAGTTCCCTTTTacatactaaaaaaaaatgttattaacaACTAAACTAACTCTATGAAATCCTAAGACAAAAGCAACTTGACAAGTATGTCACTAAGACATGTTCAACATTTTCACATGTAgacatatttacaatatacaGACTCAGTTAGTAACTACTAAGCACTAGATGTCCAAGTAAACAACAAGACAGACACAACAAACTATCGGCTGGAAATCAAACTCTTGAGGTTCACGATCTCTTCCTGAAAAgtgaaacttttgaaagtggGCAAAAAAGTCCAATGAGGGactatttgaaaacatctagCTTAGAACAATGTTTTAGaagatttaataaaacattcaTCAACTTTAAAGGCTAAACAAAACGTTTAAAGAGAAACTCTAATAAAGCTATCTTACTTAATAAAATGATCCTCTATTTCTTCTATATCCTGAAGTAAAGTTAGACACGTTAGCTTGATAACTCAATACTACCATGCTTGATAAACTCGATCAAGATAGCAGGGTAAAATCAATACTATCCTACTTGAAGCCTTGAACACGATGGTAGATGGCTAAGTGGTTAGCAAAGGTATATACTCATGGTACTTTGTGGAATGACCACATATGACACAATGTATAGAATGAACATGGTTATAAAATCTATTCATGCTTTGAACTTCTTAAAACTAATAGTTTAAATCTCTTGCATCAGTAGCACAATTCAGAACTaactatttttgaaacatagcT
This genomic interval carries:
- the LOC101219976 gene encoding pentatricopeptide repeat-containing protein At1g08070, chloroplastic translates to MVAKSMHPDEETYPFVLRSCSSFSNVGFGRTIHGYLVKLGFDLFDVVATALAEMYEECIEFENAHQLFDKRSVKDLGWPSSLTTEGPQNDNGEGIFRVFGRMIAEQLVPDSFTFFNLLRFIAGLNSIQLAKIVHCIAIVSKLSGDLLVNTAVLSLYSKLRSLVDARKLFDKMPEKDRVVWNIMIAAYAREGKPTECLELFKSMARSGIRSDLFTALPVISSIAQLKCVDWGKQTHAHILRNGSDSQVSVHNSLIDMYCECKILDSACKIFNWMTDKSVISWSAMIKGYVKNGQSLTALSLFSKMKSDGIQADFVIMINILPAFVHIGALENVKYLHGYSMKLGLTSLPSLNTALLITYAKCGSIEMAQRLFEEEKIDDKDLIMWNSMISAHANHGDWSQCFKLYNRMKCSNSKPDQVTFLGLLTACVNSGLVEKGKEFFKEMTESYGCQPSQEHYACMVNLLGRAGLISEAGELVKNMPIKPDARVWGPLLSACKMHPGSKLAEFAAEKLINMEPRNAGNYILLSNIYAAAGKWDGVAKMRSFLRNKGLKKIPGCSWLEINGHVTEFRVADQTHPRAGDIYTILGNLELEIKEVREKSPDTLVNPLL